The following proteins come from a genomic window of Liolophura sinensis isolate JHLJ2023 chromosome 13, CUHK_Ljap_v2, whole genome shotgun sequence:
- the LOC135480521 gene encoding E3 ubiquitin-protein ligase TRIM11-like, with the protein MCELQENLTCAICVDHFRDPVKLPCQHTYCRECIRTHAEKSKPKETYDTSELSTIPKKEWLIYCPLCRKEASLGKDGVDDLPNNIYLCGMADRSRSLETVEEGACAETPENTVDQDLCMTHESALIMYCETCPKLICLECLEEHERHLISSTKAAYRNLKEPIQKKAEECEVFKDELACLVSETESLLKEIRENENTHRTEIESAYNEGLDVLNTWRRDALNRIENRHLPLTNKTERVLAELPVKMAEIEKMIQEALDLPTSLTGTFLQMSRDLTSRMDVHLSNAPDFLKDQRKVKKTVAETLKLDPAAPLNLDVKLNVRPMKGMTGKPKRCFREEITHIPCFTIFRSL; encoded by the exons atGTGCGAGCTACAAGAGAATCTGACCTGCGCAATATGTGTGGACCACTTCCGGGACCCGGTCAAGTTACCATGCCAACACACGTACTGTAGAGAATGCATTCGTACCCATGCTGAAAAGTCCAAACCTAAAGAAACTTATGACACCTCCGAGTTGTCGACGATCCCCAAAAAGGAATGGTTAATATACTGTCCGCTTTGCCGGAAAGAGGCCAGCCTAGGGAAAGACGGCGTTGATGACTTACCTAACAACATCTATCTTTGCGGTATGGCGGacaggtcaaggtcactggAAACGGTTGAGGAAGGCGCATGCGCAGAAACCCCAGAAAACACTGTCGACCAAGACTTGTGCATGACGCATGAGTCGGCGCTAATCATGTATTGTGAAACTTGCCCAAAGCTAATTTGCTTGGAGTGTCTGGAAGAACACGAGCGTCACTTAATAAGCAGTACGAAAGCTGCGTACAGAAATCTGAAA GAACCCATACAGAAGAAAGCCGAAGAGTGCGAAGTGTTTAAAGACGAGTTAGCTTGTCTTGTTTCTGAAACGGAAAGTCTTTTGAAGGAAATAAGG gaaaatgaaaacacacacagaacagAAATTGAAAGCGCTTACAATGAAGGCCTGGATGTATTGAATACATGGAGAAGGGATGCCTTAAATCGGATTGAAAACCGCCATTTACCCCTAACCAACAAGACTGAGAGAGTCTTAGCAGAACTTCCTGTAAAAATGGCAGAAATAGAGAAGATGATACAAGAGGCCCTAGATCTTCCAACCTCCCTCACAGGAACTTTCTTACAG atgtCACGAGACCTGACTTCAAG GATGGATGTCCACCTATCGAACGCTCCAGATTTTCTGAAAGATCAGAGGAAAGTCAAGAAGACAGTAGCAGAGACCTTGAAGCTTGATCCAGCTGCCCCTTTAAATCTGGACGTTAAGTTGAATGTACGCCCAATGAAAGGTATGACAGGGAAACCTAAAAGATGTTTCAGAGAAGAAATTACACATATCCCTTGTTTCACAATTTTTCGGTCTCTGTAA